The Sylvia atricapilla isolate bSylAtr1 chromosome 5, bSylAtr1.pri, whole genome shotgun sequence genome includes a window with the following:
- the SLC35B4 gene encoding nucleotide sugar transporter SLC35B4, which translates to MHPAVAVGLVFGGCCSNVVFLELLAREFPGCGNIVTFSQFLFIAVEGFIFEADFGRKRPAIPIRNYFIMVAMFFTVSVVNNYALNLNIAMPLHMIFRSGSLIASMALGIIILKKRYSVSKYTSIALVSLGIFTCTFMSAKQVASDSSLKAEDGPQAFLWWLLGIAALTFALLMSARMGIFQETLYQKFGKHSKEALFYNHALPLPGFLLLAPNIYQHAVLFNQSELFQVPVIGLTLPIMWFYLLMNVITQYVCIRGVFILTTECTSLTVTLVVTLRKFVSLIFSILYFQNPFTGWHWLGTAFVFVGTLMYTEVWNSLLRRRRRHKEQ; encoded by the exons ATGCACCCGGCCGTGGCGGTGGGGCTGGTGTTCGGCGGCTGCTGCAGCAACGTGgtgttcctggagctgctggccag ggagttCCCAGGATGTGGGAACATCGTGACCTTCTCCCAGTTCCTGTTCATTGCCGTGGAAGGTTTCATCTTCGAGGCCGACTTCGGGAGGAAGCGCCCGGCCATCCCCATCAG GAACTATTTCATCATGGTGGCCATGTTCTTCACCGTCAGCGTGGTCAATAACTACGCCCTGAACCTGAACATCGCCATGCCGCTGCACATGATCTTCCGCTCG ggttCCCTCATAGCAAGCATGGCTCTAGGGATCATCATCCTGAAGAAAAG GTACAGCGTGTCAAAATACACCTCCATAGCCCTCGTGTCCCTGGGCATCTTCACCTGCACTTTCATGTCTGCAAAACAAGTG GCATCTGACTCCAGCTTAAAAGCAGAGGATGGACCCCAGGCTTTCCTCTGGTGGTTGCTGG GTATTGCTGCCCTCACCTTTGCCCTGCTGATGTCTGCCAGGATGGGAATTTTCCAGGAGACTCTGTACCAGAAATTCGGGAAGCACTCCAAGGAAGCTCTGTTCTACAAT CACGCCTTGCCACTCCCTGgattcctgctcctggctcccaACATTTACCAGCACGCCGTGCTCTTCAATCAGTCTG agctgttccaggTGCCGGTGATCGGCCTGACCCTGCCAATCATGTGGTTCTACCTCCTCATGAACGTCATCACCCA GTACGTCTGCATCCGCGGCGTGTTCATCCTGACCACGGAGTGCACGTCCCTCACCGTCACCCTGGTGGTGACGCTCCGGAAGTTCGTCAGCCTCATCTTCTCCATCCTCTACTTCCAGAACCCCTTCACGGGCTGGCACTGGCTGGGCACTGCCTTCGTCTTCGTGGGCACCCTGATGTACACGGAGGTGTGGAACAGCCtcctcaggaggaggaggaggcacaaGGAGCAGTGA